GTTCTTTGCGCATGATCGAACACCACCGGCCGGGCGCAACATCAACTTCGTGAACGACACGGCGTTGTCGGGTTTGCTCTACGCCAGCGATCGCGCCATCGAGACGACGACGCGATACGACCTGCTGCGCCGTGCGCAGCGGCGCATTGCCGAGCTGGCCCCCGAGATCGTGCTCTACAACACGGCCAAGGTGGACGCCGTGCCGGTCACCCTGCAGGGGTTCACCGGAAACCCGACCAATGCCGGTCCCTTCTGGAACGTGCACGCGTGGGAGATCGTCGCCCGGTGAGGGTGCGGGCCACGGCGTCTGGGCCAGTGGTGAGGGGCGACCGGTGATGCGCCTCGTGTGGCGGCGCCTGATGCAGAGCGTGCCGTTGCTGCTGATGATTTCGGCGCTCGTGTTCTTTCTCATGCGGGCAGTGCCCGGTGGCCCGCTCGCGGCCTACCTCGAAAACCCGAACGTCCGCCCCGAGGACCTCGAGCGTCTGCGCGTGGCCATGGGGCTCGACGCGCCGCTGGGTGTGCAGTATCTGCGCTGGCTCGCCGCCTTCGTGCGCGGCGACTGGGGGTACAGCTACGCCGACGGCCGCCCCGTGCTGGATCGTGTCCTCGAGCGCATGCCGGCGACCCTGGAACTGGTGCTGAGCTCCACGGTGCTGGCGCTGTGCCTGGCGCTCCCCGCAGGCATGCTGGCCGCCACGCGCGTGCGCGCCGACCGGTTTACCCGCCTGCTCACCACCGCCGGCGTCTCGCTGCCGGTTTTCTGGTTGGGGCTGGTGCTGCAGCTGCTGCTGTCCATCCACCTGGGGTGGTTGCCCTCGTCGGGGCGACAGTCGTTCGGCAACAGCAGCGTGGCAGACCGTGTGGCACACCTGGTCCTGCCGGCGCTGGTGCTGGCCGCCGTGCAGGGCGCGGCGTGGACGCGGTATCTGCGCCGCGCATTGCGCGACACGCTGGCCCTGCCCTTCCTGCGCGCGGCCCGACTGCGCGGCCTGTCGGAGTCCCGTGTCCTATGGCGCCATGCGCTGCCGAATGCAGTCGGCCCCTTCGTGACCGTGGTGCTCCTCGATGCAGCCATGCTCGCGTCGGGGGCCGTGGTCACGGAAAGCGTCTTCGCCTGGCCCGGCGTGGGCAGCCTCTTCACCGAGGCGCTCGTGAAGCGTGACTACCCCGTGCTCATGGCCTTCCTCATGCTGGCCGCGACCGCCGTGGTGGTGCTCAACCTGCTCGCCGATCTGCTCGTGCAGCGCCTCGACCCACGTACGGGAGCGCGCTCGTGGGAGCGTACATGACCAGGCACACGCCGGCGGTCTGGCCGTGGCGGTGGTCGCCTGCCCTGCTCGTGCTGGCCACGCTCGTGCTGTGTGCCGCTGCCGCGCCGCTCATTGCCCCGTACGCCCCCGACGCGCTCGACCTGGCCAACCGCCGGGCCGCCCCGTCGGCAGCACACTGGTTCGGCACCGATGAACTGGGGCGCGATGTGCTCACGCGGGTCCTGAGCGGCGCGCGGGTATCGCTGGCCATTGGCCTGCTCTCGGCGCTCGCGAGCGCGGGGCTGGGGACGGTGATTGGCAGCGCGGCCGGCATGATGGGACGGTGGGCCGATGACCTGCTCATGCGCGCCACCGACGCCATGCTCTCCATTCCGCGGCTACCGTTGCTCATGCTCGCCGCGGCGATCGTGCAACCCACGGTGCCGCTGCTCATCGGGCTGGTGGCGCTCAGCGGGTGGATGGAAACGGCGCGGGTGGTGCGGGCGGATGTGCAGTCACTGGTCGCGCGCGACTTCGTGCAGGCGGCGCGAGCAGTCGGCGCCGCACCGTTTCGTGTGTGGCGCCGCCATCTGTTGCCGGCCGTCGTGCCCACGCTGTCCGTGGCCACCACGCTCGCCATCGGGCGCGCAATCCTGCTCGAGAGTACGTTGAGCTTCTTCGGCGTGGGCGTGCAGCCCCCGACCGCCAGCTGGGGCAACATGCTCTATCAGGCGCAGAGTACGATGAGCTCCGAACCCTGGCTCGCCATCTTTCCCGGGCTCTTCATCTTCATCACCGTGCTGGCGTGCAATGCCGTAGGCGATGCCCTCGGCCACACGCCACTCCGCTCCAGCCCCTGACGTCATGACTGCCACGCCAGCACCCGCCGCCCTCTTGCTCCCGCTCCCGTTCGTGCCTCGGCGCGTGGTCATCGGCGCCAGTGCGCACGCCGACCTTGCGGCGATGATTCGCGCGGCGCGCCCGGAGCTTGAGGTGCGCGGTGCGCCGTTCATGGAGATCACGGCCGCCGATCTCGCCTGGGCCGACACGTACATCGGCTTTCGCCGACCACCGGCTGCCCACGACATGGGGGCGGTGCAGTGGGTCCACAGCACCGGCGCGGGGGTTGACGGCTGGTTGGGTCAGGGGCTCGATGCGGGCATCCTGCTCACGCGTTCGCCGGAATCGTTTGGGCCAATGATTGCCGAGTGGGCCGTGGCGCGCGTGTTTGCGGTGCAGCAGCAGCTGGTCTCGCTCATGGACGCACAGCGTGAGCAGCGGTGGGCGCCGCGGGACATCGCCCGTGTGGCCGGTACCCGCGCGCTGCTGGTGGGCACTGGTGACATCGGCTCGCACATCGCGGCGGCGTTCACCGCGCTGGGGATCACCGTAACCGGTGTGTCGCGCACCGGGCAGGCCACGCACCCGGCGTTCCGTGCCGTGTACACGGTGGACAGGCTGGCCGACCTCGTGGCCGACGCGGATTGGATCGTGCTGTCGGTGCCGGACACCCCGGTGTCGCGCGGGCTGGTGTCGCGTGCAGTACTCGAGCGCTGCCGTGGTGCGGTGCTGCTCAATGCCGGACGCGGCGCGGTCGTGGACGAAGCCGCGCTTCCCGACGCGCTCGACAACGGCTGGCTGCGGGCGGCGGCCCTCGACGTGTTCGTAACCGAGCCCCTGCCGTCTACATCACCGCTCTGGGGTCATCCGCGTGTGCTGATCTCGCCGCACATTTCGGGACTCACCACGGTGGCCGGCGCCGCCGAGGGGTTTCTGGCGTGCGCGGAGAGCCTCGGGCGCGGCGTGTGGCC
The DNA window shown above is from Gemmatimonas sp. and carries:
- a CDS encoding ABC transporter permease, with translation MRLVWRRLMQSVPLLLMISALVFFLMRAVPGGPLAAYLENPNVRPEDLERLRVAMGLDAPLGVQYLRWLAAFVRGDWGYSYADGRPVLDRVLERMPATLELVLSSTVLALCLALPAGMLAATRVRADRFTRLLTTAGVSLPVFWLGLVLQLLLSIHLGWLPSSGRQSFGNSSVADRVAHLVLPALVLAAVQGAAWTRYLRRALRDTLALPFLRAARLRGLSESRVLWRHALPNAVGPFVTVVLLDAAMLASGAVVTESVFAWPGVGSLFTEALVKRDYPVLMAFLMLAATAVVVLNLLADLLVQRLDPRTGARSWERT
- a CDS encoding ABC transporter permease — translated: MTRHTPAVWPWRWSPALLVLATLVLCAAAAPLIAPYAPDALDLANRRAAPSAAHWFGTDELGRDVLTRVLSGARVSLAIGLLSALASAGLGTVIGSAAGMMGRWADDLLMRATDAMLSIPRLPLLMLAAAIVQPTVPLLIGLVALSGWMETARVVRADVQSLVARDFVQAARAVGAAPFRVWRRHLLPAVVPTLSVATTLAIGRAILLESTLSFFGVGVQPPTASWGNMLYQAQSTMSSEPWLAIFPGLFIFITVLACNAVGDALGHTPLRSSP
- a CDS encoding D-2-hydroxyacid dehydrogenase, with protein sequence MTATPAPAALLLPLPFVPRRVVIGASAHADLAAMIRAARPELEVRGAPFMEITAADLAWADTYIGFRRPPAAHDMGAVQWVHSTGAGVDGWLGQGLDAGILLTRSPESFGPMIAEWAVARVFAVQQQLVSLMDAQREQRWAPRDIARVAGTRALLVGTGDIGSHIAAAFTALGITVTGVSRTGQATHPAFRAVYTVDRLADLVADADWIVLSVPDTPVSRGLVSRAVLERCRGAVLLNAGRGAVVDEAALPDALDNGWLRAAALDVFVTEPLPSTSPLWGHPRVLISPHISGLTTVAGAAEGFLACAESLGRGVWPTWVVDRARGY